Genomic segment of Halictus rubicundus isolate RS-2024b chromosome 16, iyHalRubi1_principal, whole genome shotgun sequence:
GAGAGTGTTGAGTCGATAGGTCGGTGGTGCCTGGCAACCGCGGCTAACTTTCCCAGGAGAGCTGATCGCGCTCGGTAGAAAATTCGTGTGACGCGTACCGCGAGGCAGACATGCCTGGAATCACGCTCGATCTTATACGGAAACGGTCCGAGCACAACGAGGGCGAGATCGCCACTTTGGAGGAGATCGCTCTGCACCAAGAGAACATCGACAAGATCGAGCTGCTCGATCGCGCGTGCAGACACTTGAAGATCCTGCTGCTGCAGAACAACCTGATCGGGAAGATCGAGAATCTGGGCAGACTGAAGAGGCTCGAGTATCTGAACCTCGCGCTGAACAACATTGAAGCGATAGAGAACCTGGAGGGTCTGGAGAGTCTGAAGAAGTTGGACTTGACCGTGAATTTCATCGGCGATCTACGGGCTGTTCGAAAGCTGAGGTAACAGGTGAAATTTCGCGTCGAAATTCATTCTGATTCCGTGGTTGTTCCGTGGACAGGTGCAACGAGAACTTGGAGCAGCTGTTTCTTATGGGGAATCCCTGCGCGGACTACAGCGGCTACAGGGATTACACGATAGCTACGTTGCCGCAGTTGAAGGAGTTGGATGGAACGGTGATCGAGAGGTCCGAGCGCATCAAGGCGTTGCAATTCTGCGCCAGGATCGAGGGAGAGATTATCCGGAGTTACGGGGAGTACAGAAAAACTAGGGAAAACGAAAGGATCCGCGGAAACGCGGAAGTGGAATCGAATAGGAACAGGGCGGACAGCGAGAGCGAAGACGAAAACGATCAGTTTTGGAAAAGAGTCAGCCGTCACACGCCGGAGGAGCGCGTGATCATAGCTGAACGAGCTTCGCGAAAGGAGGAGCGGAGAAAGAAGCGCGATAATCGGGACTCGCGACCCGCTTACGTGCCGAAACTGTTCAGTCCCGAAGGAAGACCGTACAACACGAACCAGCCGAAAATTCCATTTACCTTGAACAACGATCGACGAGATGTGGTCGTTTTGGAGGTGATGGTGTACAAGTACGTGCCACGGAGTATAGCGCTTTCAACGCTGTGCCTGCTACACGGTACATACTTTCAGATACCTGGACACGGACTACGTTGACGTGGACGTGCAGCCCGAGTACGTTCGAGTCACGATCAAGGGGAAAATTTTGCAGCTGACTCTACCCTGCGAGGTCTCGGTGGAAGGTAGCAAAGCCGAGAGAAACACAACAAACGGTAAGTTGGTGGTGACGATGCCGCGACTCGATCCCTTGCCGATCATCGGAAAGCGAGAACCCGTGGGGAACAAGAAGAAGACGATCGGCACGGAAGACCGCGGTCGTACGGGGCAACAATCGTCGACCACGATGCGAGAATACTTGGAGATCGGTCCGGCTATCGATCGGCATATGGATTTCTCGAGGATCGTTTGCCCCGAGCAGAAGAGAATCGGAAGCCCGGTAGATACCGATCGGGGAACCGAGCGCAACGATTGGGATAATCCGGACGTTCCGCCTCTGGAGTAGCGCACCGAGGCTCGCTCACCTTGAACGGATCCCGGAAGTCGATATCTTTGGTTTCCTTTAGTCCCAGGGGTATCATCGGCATCGCCGGTTCCACGCTGCAAAAACAAGCGAACGCGACGTGAGACGCGACACGCTCGTCACGGACTCGCATTCACCGAGTACTACCAACCTGTCGACATTCTGGTAAAGCTCCACCGAGCTGTTCAGCTCGGCCAGCTGCTCCTTCAGCAACTGCAGGTTCGAGTTGACGAAGCTCAGCTCCAGAGCCACCGTTTCTCGGAGTTTTCTGTTCGTGGTCGCCCTGAAACGCGAAACAGCGAGTAATCAATCTCGTTGCTCGGATTCTCGACCGAACGAGCCAAGTTTTCTGCAGGGTCGGCGGGTTTCTTACTTGAACAGATTTTCCGCGCCAGCACGAAGTCGTAGCTCCTTGTTGATCTCCTGGTTCAGCTTGCTCCGTTTATTCTGCAATTTTCCCCGGCAAGTGGCGACTCGTGGATCGGAGCCCTGCGCAAACGATTCTCGTTAGAAGGAAAGATCGACGAGTGGGGTACGCGCGCGAATCGAGAGAGAGGAGCCGGGGAAGCACGGCGATTCGCCGACGGAATTTACGGAAATTACAGAACGTTACGGAAGGGAATGCGCGCGTGCCGATCTAGAACGCGACCGTCGAATCGCGAGGATACCGCGCGACGGGACACTGCGCGCGATATGCTACCGATTCCGGTGAAACAACGATCGGTTTGGTTCCTCGTGTTTGTCCTCACCCCCAGAGATTTTCTCGTCGACGAGGACTCTCGAATAATCTCAACGTCTTCCGATCGAGAAGCGGTACTATTTTCGATgcgcggaggaggaggaggcaacgacgacgaagacgatgacgatgatgctgacgacgacgacgacgacgacgacgatgacgcaTTTCCACAGTCCGTCCTCTTCTTCTGCCGTTCGTCCGGCGGAGGGCTCGGCGGGGACGCGCGATTCTTCGACAGCGGCGCGTAACAAGTCCACTTCAACATAGTATTCGGTGGCGCAGCCGCATCGTTACAATCGCAGCCGCGTCCGCTCGAAGCTGCGAATCGGAAAGTCGCTTTTTCGTTGATCGAGGGCGAGTGCGTGACCAAGTAGAAACGGAAACGCGGACGGGGTTGGGGACGAGGAGGCACAGAGGAACGGACAGGGAACCCTGCTGCGTCGTTCCGAGGCAGAGAGTTGTGTCACCGTGACCGTATTTCGATCGGAATGACCCGCGGATCCTTCGAGGCACTCCGAGAGACGCGTGCGAGACGAAACGCGGAGATCCTTCGACTCGCAACGATCCACCGTTTCCACCGAGCGACGACTCTTCCGCTGAACGATTAATTACGAGGATCCGACGCGCTGAACGGTGGAGGACGGCCGGTAGGCCGGTCGTTCGCCGATGATTTTCGAGATTACCGTTTAGCGACCGACGACCACGAGAGATCTCTCTCGCGCAACACCATTCTCGAGGGTGAGGACGGGGGGTAGGGGGAAGGTACGCGGGGTATCCCCGCAGCGCAGCGGCGAGTTGGACCGATCGCGATCCCGGAGAGCAAGCCGACTCTCGGTGAAAGGAGAGAAACGTCGCGCGGGGTCCGCACGGTGGGGCGAAGGATAAGGAACGCTTTATTTGCtccacggcacggcacggcacggcacggcgcgGCACGTCACGGCGTCCGAGTACCGAGTACCGAGTACCGAGTACCGTGGATATTCGAAGGTCGGCACGTCGGGGTCCGTCGATCGGCCGCGTCTCGGGGCCCATCGCATCGGTCCGAAATCCACGGTCCGGCGAGCTCGGTCGTGGACACGACCGATGGAACGTACAcgaggagagagaggagggtCGGGCCTCGAGTCGAGGCTGGGGGGAGAGCAGCTCGCTCGATGGGATCGTGTTTCGAGCGAGAAACGTGAAACGAGGAACGAGAAACCGGGACGGAAGCGGAACCGCGATGCGCGTCGGGAAGAAGCGGGAAACGCGGTCGAAGACCTTCGCGCGAGCAGGTTCCATCCGAACGAAACGAGACGAACCAAGGCAACGAGTCCGGAGATAGATGTGCGCGCTCCGCTAACGGGATTTCCAGTATCTCGGACGCGTCGACGAGACGGCCGGATTCCGGCGGGATCTCTAGTCGCCGGTGATTTGTTATTTTTGATCTCGCAGAGATCGGTAGTTATCGCGATCGAGTCGTTCGAACGCACCGAAAGGCCGCGCGCAACGAACGACCGGGCACGCTCCGGCGGGTCCGTGGCACGTCGTTTGCGATCGCGCTCGCGTTACAACAGGAAACCGCTTCCAACTCCTCGCTCGACCGTTTCAACGTTCTCCTTCGACGCGTTCCCGACTCGATCCGCTAAAGCACGCTCGGCCGGAGGAATTGCCCGCGGGCGGTAGTCGCTGCGGAACGTTGCTCGCTTTTCCGCGGTACGATCCTCTCGGATCGAGAAGAACCGCTTCGGTTCTGGAAAGGTCGGGGGAGAGGCGTCGGATTGCGAAAGATCGAGAGATCGCACGCATTCGAGTTACCTGCAACTTTAGATCCGGTAGGATCAACATGGTTCTTGATTCGATCGGTAAATCGTTACCGGACCCGTCGGCGTCCAGAGACCGTTCGCCGATCGTCCCGTTTTCGCTCGGGTCTCTCGTGCTCCCGGCGAGCTGTGGACACACTCCAGAATCCTGGGACGCGTCGAGGAAACGACTCGCTACGGAGAACGGCATTCGTTAGATCCACCAGCCCGCAGCAATCGCGGCCTCGCGATCGCACTCGCGACACATCGATCGGTTCATCGTCCCGGTTACATAGTTTGTCGAGCGATTACTCGAtccggaaagagagaaagacagagacggaaagaggaaagagagagagagagagagagagagtgatagagaaagagagagagagaacaaacTCCGACAGTTGGAGAAGAAACGCGGCGGATCGCGGCACTGACAACCGTCGCGGAATAGCGTCGCCGAGTCTCGCGAACGAACGCGAGGCGCGTACACGATGTGCCCGACGTTTCCTCTTTCCTCCACGGTGCGTTTCTTTTCTACGGGAAAGCGGAATTCCCAGGGCCGAAGAACGGTGTTGCGTCCGCATCAAGGAGGGAGAACGATGGGACGGAGTGGGAGggtgggagggagagagagagagagagagagagagagagagaaagagagatagagagcggAGACGATCGAACGAGAAGATCCACGGATCAGAGTCGACTGTTGTCGATCGACGCGTACCGCGCAACACGCACCGCTCACCGCGCACCGTGAACACGGCCCAACGGTTGCTCACCTTCCTAGGTGATTCTCTCCGGGCCCCGGGCCCCGGCTGCTAACCGAACAGACCCTTTCTTCCCGTTCGGTTAGTTTCGCCAGTTTTCGCCGCAACCCGGTAGACTCCGCCTTCGCTCGGGCCCAGTCGCAGTACACCGGGGCCGTACCTCGCCGTTTGCAGGCCCCAGCCACTCTGCGTATCGGGACTCGCCGTTCGGAAAACCGTCGTCGCGATCTTCTCTTCCTCGCGATTCCGTTTCCATAAATCAACCGATGTCCGAAGGTCCCGCATCTTCTCCAGCCCCGGAAACCGTGCGCGACGGTTCGAGCAAACTAGATTGCGCGATTCCGCCAAGTATTTTGCGATTACGCGACCCGAAATTGCAACCCGTTTTTTCGAAAGATCCGACGCACGCGGACCGATCCCTCGTTGACATTTGGATGTTCGGAGCGAGACGAACAGCTGTTGCGACCGTCGTTGTATCCAGGACCCGTAAACCAGGCCAAGAATGTGGATAAGAATCGCGTCGACTCGATTCCAACGATTGGTCCGTTCGAGTCCTCGGTTTTCATACGGAATCGCTCCGGTGTCGTCGAATAGGGAGCTCGCGCGCAGGTGTCGATCTTCGATGGCACGCTCGATCCGTGTTATTATCGTTATCCCTAGTTTGTTGTCGTTGTTCTCGTAATAGCGGGACGACAACCTATCGACGACACTAACACGGTCATAATAGGATCTCGCAGCGAACGAGCGATCAATCGATATTCGATCGCGCACGAGCGGAGAAAGTTGAAATTTGATCTTCTGCGTTTCACTGTTTGCCGATCGATAATTCTGCTCGCGTGCATCGATTCGCTTCCTTTACTTTCTTCCGTCATACTTCCCGCGTAAGCGTTTGGTGCACGGGTGTCCCGTTCGTTTCGAAACTCTGCCAGTTTCAACCCTGGACGGCCGGGAATTCGATTGCACAATGGTAGATTAGATCTCCGAATGTTGTACAAACGTTGACGTTGCTTATCGGGCGGATAAGCGCGGAGCATTATTCCCGACCGTGGCCGGTGATTTCGAGCACGCGAGCATAACACCTGAACCTTTAAGGACGAATAAAAGAATGACGATTCGCAGCGTTGCATCGCGTCGCACCGACGACGGAAATTGAAACGTAGAAAAAACCGTTCCGACGGTCGTCGTTCGATCGAGCACCGGATCAGAGggcaa
This window contains:
- the Tilb gene encoding touch insensitive larva B produces the protein MPGITLDLIRKRSEHNEGEIATLEEIALHQENIDKIELLDRACRHLKILLLQNNLIGKIENLGRLKRLEYLNLALNNIEAIENLEGLESLKKLDLTVNFIGDLRAVRKLRCNENLEQLFLMGNPCADYSGYRDYTIATLPQLKELDGTVIERSERIKALQFCARIEGEIIRSYGEYRKTRENERIRGNAEVESNRNRADSESEDENDQFWKRVSRHTPEERVIIAERASRKEERRKKRDNRDSRPAYVPKLFSPEGRPYNTNQPKIPFTLNNDRRDVVVLEVMVYKYLDTDYVDVDVQPEYVRVTIKGKILQLTLPCEVSVEGSKAERNTTNGKLVVTMPRLDPLPIIGKREPVGNKKKTIGTEDRGRTGQQSSTTMREYLEIGPAIDRHMDFSRIVCPEQKRIGSPVDTDRGTERNDWDNPDVPPLE